In Anabaena sphaerica FACHB-251, a genomic segment contains:
- a CDS encoding DUF2795 domain-containing protein, which produces MTKANPVAVQKHLKGVDYPAGKQELIKHARQQGAGRDVLSLLEQLPEDEEYDNPADLNKAIGKIQ; this is translated from the coding sequence ATGACTAAAGCCAATCCAGTTGCAGTTCAGAAACATTTGAAAGGTGTTGACTATCCCGCTGGTAAGCAAGAATTGATTAAACACGCTCGGCAGCAGGGTGCTGGTCGTGATGTACTCTCACTATTAGAGCAATTGCCCGAAGATGAAGAGTATGATAACCCAGCGGACCTCAACAAAGCTATAGGTAAGATTCAGTAG
- the moaC gene encoding cyclic pyranopterin monophosphate synthase MoaC, whose amino-acid sequence MTQDIFSNSSQLTHLDSQGEAQMVDVSGKVVAVREAVATARVRMLPETFAAIQAGNAPKGDVLATARLAGIMAAKQTANLIPLCHPLPLQKITVDIKPDEQLPGYQIYGTVKTKAETGVEMEALTAVSVAALTLYDMAKALEKSIQIESISLVSKTGGKSGDYTNFRF is encoded by the coding sequence ATGACGCAAGATATTTTTTCAAATTCTTCTCAACTTACTCATCTCGACTCTCAGGGAGAGGCGCAAATGGTTGATGTGTCTGGCAAAGTCGTCGCTGTCCGCGAAGCTGTGGCTACTGCTAGAGTGCGGATGCTGCCAGAAACATTTGCAGCCATTCAAGCGGGAAATGCTCCTAAAGGGGATGTTTTGGCAACCGCTAGGTTAGCGGGTATTATGGCCGCTAAACAGACAGCTAATTTAATTCCCCTCTGTCATCCCTTGCCTTTACAGAAAATTACTGTTGATATCAAGCCAGATGAGCAACTACCTGGTTATCAAATTTATGGCACAGTCAAAACTAAGGCGGAAACTGGTGTAGAGATGGAAGCTTTAACGGCTGTTTCTGTTGCGGCTCTAACTTTGTATGATATGGCTAAAGCTTTAGAAAAGTCGATTCAAATTGAATCCATTAGTTTAGTCAGCAAGACTGGTGGTAAATCAGGTGATTATACCAATTTTAGATTTTAA